In the Sinorhizobium arboris LMG 14919 genome, one interval contains:
- a CDS encoding sugar phosphate isomerase/epimerase family protein, whose amino-acid sequence MAFTLSLNTNPLVNRFADADDLIDTIAEKIRIGYVQLTHEFVNPGWPAATINKTLRQFRTALGRTGVKITSGMTGPYGRLNHFGHPDPDVRRYYVDWFKTFADISAELGASGMGTQFAIFTLRDYHDPARREELIAIAIECWREVAEHARAAGLSYVFWEPMSVGREFGHTIEECRALDRRLAAAELPIPMRMMVDIDHGDVTSPNPADVDPYAWAEAFPRQSPIIHVKQSSMNKGGHWPFTAAYNRDGRITPERLLEAVRRGGGTDNEICLELSFREREPTDRNVVGMIRESVEFWEPHIDTGFGPK is encoded by the coding sequence ATGGCCTTTACGCTGTCGCTCAATACCAATCCTCTGGTCAACCGCTTTGCCGACGCGGACGACCTGATCGACACCATCGCCGAGAAGATCCGTATCGGTTATGTCCAGCTCACGCACGAATTCGTCAATCCCGGCTGGCCGGCGGCGACGATCAACAAGACGCTCCGGCAATTTCGGACTGCGCTCGGCCGTACCGGCGTGAAAATCACCTCCGGCATGACGGGTCCCTATGGTCGTCTCAATCATTTCGGACATCCCGACCCGGACGTCCGGCGCTATTATGTCGACTGGTTCAAGACCTTCGCCGATATCTCCGCCGAGCTCGGCGCTTCCGGTATGGGCACGCAATTCGCGATCTTCACGCTCAGGGATTATCACGACCCGGCGCGTCGCGAGGAGCTGATCGCGATCGCCATCGAGTGCTGGCGCGAGGTGGCGGAGCACGCCAGGGCGGCGGGCCTTTCCTATGTCTTCTGGGAGCCGATGTCGGTCGGCCGCGAGTTCGGCCACACGATCGAAGAGTGCAGGGCACTCGACCGGCGTCTGGCGGCAGCCGAGCTGCCGATCCCGATGAGGATGATGGTCGATATCGACCATGGCGACGTGACGTCGCCGAACCCGGCCGATGTCGATCCCTATGCATGGGCAGAGGCCTTTCCGCGGCAGTCGCCGATCATCCACGTCAAGCAGTCGTCCATGAACAAGGGCGGTCACTGGCCTTTTACCGCCGCCTATAACAGGGACGGCAGGATCACGCCCGAACGACTGCTCGAGGCCGTCAGGAGGGGAGGCGGCACGGATAATGAAATCTGCCTGGAACTCTCCTTCCGGGAGCGCGAACCGACCGACCGCAACGTCGTGGGGATGATCCGCGAATCCGTCGAATTCTGGGAGCCGCACATCGATACGGGCTTCGGTCCGAAGTGA
- a CDS encoding TIGR01459 family HAD-type hydrolase encodes MSVVREIPALSAVADAYDAFLVDQYGVLRDGRGPYPGAAETLVRLKQAGKRVIILSNSGKRSAENDRRLEALGFEGGSWDWFLTSGEVAWRLLKREAEGEGGTARKCLLISRDGDQSPLKGLNLVRTESGEDADIVLLAGSEGDIHPLSHYEDLLGPAARRGIPCLCTNPDKVMLTRSGPAFGAGRIAELYEGLGGPVRWIGKPFADIYDFALDFLGRPEPQRVCAIGDSVEHDIAGAAAAGLGSVLVTTGILEHRSDAERRQLFREHGAAPDFILRKFLW; translated from the coding sequence ATGAGCGTCGTCCGGGAAATTCCCGCCCTCTCTGCGGTCGCAGACGCATATGACGCTTTCCTCGTGGATCAATACGGAGTGCTGAGAGACGGGCGCGGACCGTATCCGGGTGCTGCGGAAACGCTTGTCCGCCTCAAGCAGGCCGGTAAGCGGGTCATCATCCTCTCCAATTCCGGCAAGCGCTCGGCCGAGAACGATCGGCGGCTGGAGGCACTCGGTTTCGAGGGCGGAAGCTGGGACTGGTTCCTGACCTCGGGAGAGGTTGCCTGGCGACTCCTGAAACGCGAGGCCGAAGGCGAGGGTGGCACGGCGCGCAAATGCCTTCTGATCAGCCGGGATGGCGATCAGTCGCCGCTCAAGGGGCTGAATCTCGTCCGCACCGAGAGCGGTGAGGACGCCGACATCGTGCTGCTGGCGGGGAGCGAGGGCGATATCCATCCGCTTTCCCATTACGAAGATCTGCTGGGACCGGCCGCCCGGCGGGGCATTCCGTGCCTCTGTACGAACCCGGACAAGGTGATGCTGACGCGAAGCGGACCGGCCTTCGGCGCCGGTCGCATCGCCGAGCTTTACGAAGGGCTGGGAGGTCCTGTGCGCTGGATCGGCAAGCCGTTTGCCGACATCTACGACTTCGCGCTCGATTTTCTCGGGCGGCCGGAGCCGCAGCGCGTCTGTGCCATAGGCGACAGCGTCGAGCATGACATCGCCGGGGCTGCGGCGGCCGGGCTAGGCTCGGTGCTCGTCACCACCGGCATTCTCGAGCACCGGTCGGACGCGGAGCGCCGGCAACTCTTCCGGGAGCACGGCGCTGCGCCCGATTTCATCCTCCGGAAATTCCTCTGGTAG
- a CDS encoding FGGY-family carbohydrate kinase → MSGESGLVLGIDMGTSGARAVAMTAAGEVVASGAAKLAALTDDHRDPLGWWRALRSALAETLAAIDVSRVRAIGIDGTSGTMLPVAADGAPLATPLMYNDPVADPAILKRIAAHAPEESAAHGATSGLAKLLTFQSLPEVFRVIHQADWLAGHFTGLYDVSDENNALKTGYDPVARSWPEWIQRTGARVELLPDVLPAGAPVATISPAAAEAFGLPSETVVVAGTTDGCASFLATGADRPGDGVSALGTTLTVKMLSDRPLFAPQYGLYSHRIGDMWLAGGASNTGGAVLAAHFSAERIAELSERIDPATDTGLDFYPLLKPGERFPVADPAFMPRMEPRPAEDSEFLKATFEGIAEVERRAYERLVSLGSPALGSIRTVGGGAKNGVWTEIRERRLMVPFLPVLSEEAAAGAARLALSGAKEAGVL, encoded by the coding sequence ATGAGCGGGGAAAGCGGTCTCGTTCTCGGAATCGACATGGGCACCTCCGGCGCGCGTGCCGTCGCGATGACGGCTGCGGGCGAAGTGGTCGCATCGGGTGCGGCCAAACTGGCCGCCCTTACCGATGACCATCGCGATCCGCTCGGCTGGTGGAGGGCCTTAAGGTCCGCGCTCGCGGAGACGCTTGCCGCGATCGACGTGTCGCGTGTGCGTGCGATCGGCATTGACGGCACGTCGGGCACCATGCTCCCGGTCGCCGCCGACGGCGCGCCGCTCGCGACGCCGCTGATGTATAACGATCCGGTTGCCGACCCGGCGATTCTCAAGCGCATCGCCGCCCATGCACCGGAGGAGAGCGCGGCGCATGGCGCAACCTCCGGCCTCGCCAAGCTTCTGACCTTCCAGTCGCTCCCGGAGGTCTTCCGTGTCATTCACCAGGCGGACTGGCTCGCCGGGCATTTTACCGGGCTCTACGATGTCAGCGACGAGAACAACGCGCTGAAGACCGGCTACGATCCGGTGGCCCGCAGTTGGCCGGAGTGGATCCAGCGGACGGGGGCGCGCGTCGAACTCCTGCCGGACGTGCTGCCGGCGGGGGCACCGGTCGCGACGATCTCGCCGGCCGCGGCGGAAGCCTTCGGCCTGCCGAGCGAAACCGTTGTCGTTGCGGGTACGACGGACGGCTGCGCCTCATTCCTTGCGACCGGCGCTGATCGGCCGGGTGACGGCGTCAGCGCGCTGGGCACGACGCTGACGGTGAAGATGCTCTCCGACAGGCCGCTCTTTGCCCCGCAATATGGGCTCTACAGCCACCGGATCGGCGATATGTGGCTTGCGGGCGGCGCCTCCAACACAGGCGGCGCGGTGCTCGCGGCGCATTTCAGCGCCGAGCGGATCGCCGAGCTTTCGGAAAGGATCGATCCGGCCACCGACACGGGCCTCGACTTTTATCCTCTGCTGAAACCCGGTGAGCGGTTTCCGGTGGCCGATCCCGCCTTCATGCCGCGCATGGAACCGCGCCCGGCGGAGGACTCCGAATTCCTGAAGGCGACCTTCGAGGGCATCGCGGAGGTCGAGCGCCGTGCCTATGAACGGCTCGTATCCCTCGGCAGCCCGGCCTTGGGTTCGATCCGCACCGTCGGCGGAGGCGCGAAGAACGGGGTGTGGACCGAAATCCGAGAACGAAGGCTCATGGTTCCCTTCCTGCCGGTGCTATCGGAAGAGGCGGCTGCCGGCGCCGCTCGCCTGGCGCTTTCCGGAGCGAAAGAGGCGGGCGTGCTATGA
- a CDS encoding class II aldolase/adducin family protein, whose protein sequence is MLRSSEFEALLDLSARVGADPDLVQGAGGNTSIKEGGILWIKASGLWLAHARQRDVMVPVALDPLLDALERDDPATEKAQDFVVKTLNPSGLRPSIETTVHALMPQKVVVHVHCVETIATAVKADAAAIAGEKLQGIPYAFVPYARPGLPLAKAIAERIQEDTSVLVLGNHGLAVAAETVGEAARLLAEVSRRFAVPVRRAPSADLEALSRLSVNSAYRLPDDERLHDAATDLESCRIAAGGSLYPDHVIFLGKGSVIAAPGENALALEEGFRRTGESLPPLLLFPGKGALVLKEISAGALAMARCLSDVTARIPAGARLRYLTDAENAELLGWDAEKYRQQLNRAGQVLQ, encoded by the coding sequence ATGTTGCGAAGCTCCGAATTCGAAGCGCTTCTCGATCTCTCGGCGCGCGTCGGCGCCGACCCGGATCTCGTTCAGGGCGCGGGCGGCAATACCTCGATCAAGGAGGGTGGAATCCTCTGGATCAAGGCTTCCGGCCTGTGGCTCGCCCATGCCCGTCAGCGTGACGTGATGGTGCCGGTCGCGCTCGACCCGCTGCTCGACGCATTGGAGCGGGACGACCCGGCGACGGAGAAGGCGCAGGATTTCGTCGTCAAGACTCTGAACCCCTCGGGCCTCAGACCGTCAATCGAAACCACGGTTCACGCGCTGATGCCGCAGAAGGTGGTGGTTCACGTTCACTGCGTCGAGACGATCGCAACCGCCGTCAAGGCCGATGCGGCGGCGATTGCCGGGGAGAAGCTTCAGGGAATTCCCTACGCCTTCGTTCCCTATGCCAGGCCGGGGCTGCCGCTCGCCAAGGCAATCGCCGAGCGGATTCAGGAGGACACCTCGGTCCTGGTGCTCGGAAATCACGGGCTCGCCGTCGCCGCCGAGACGGTCGGGGAAGCGGCGCGTCTTCTCGCAGAGGTATCCCGACGCTTTGCCGTGCCGGTGCGGCGGGCGCCTTCCGCCGACCTGGAGGCGCTGTCGCGTCTTTCGGTCAACAGCGCCTATCGGCTGCCGGACGACGAGCGGCTGCACGATGCTGCGACCGACCTCGAAAGCTGCAGGATCGCCGCAGGAGGAAGCCTCTATCCGGACCACGTGATCTTTCTCGGCAAGGGATCGGTCATCGCCGCTCCGGGCGAGAATGCCCTCGCCCTCGAGGAAGGTTTCCGCCGCACCGGAGAGAGCCTGCCGCCGCTCCTTCTCTTTCCCGGCAAGGGCGCATTGGTGCTCAAGGAAATTTCGGCCGGCGCGCTCGCCATGGCGCGCTGCCTTTCGGACGTGACGGCGCGCATTCCGGCCGGCGCAAGGCTGCGCTACCTCACCGATGCGGAGAATGCGGAACTCCTCGGCTGGGACGCGGAAAAATATCGCCAGCAGCTGAACCGGGCAGGGCAGGTGCTGCAATGA
- a CDS encoding glycerol-3-phosphate dehydrogenase, producing MTTTGDKHVSSETGTYDLFVIGGGINGAGIARDAAGRGLSVLLCEKDDLAQGTSSRSGKLVHGGLRYLEYYEFRLVREALIEREVLLESAPHIIWPMRFVLPHNPADRPAWLVRLGLFLYDHLGGRKRLPGTRVLNLRTAPEGAAIKPAYPKAFEYSDCWVDDARLVVLNALDAKRKGARILTRTACTGIRRRDDLWHVEMTDTETGAKTEAKARCVVNTAGPWVNDVIGRVAGLNSSRSVRLVKGSHIVVPKFWEGRQAYLVQNPDKRVIFINPYQNDLALIGTTDIPYDGRPEDVTADENEVAYLLKSVNRYFKQQLTPDDILHSFSGVRPLYDDNAENPSAVTRDYIFELDAAGKEAPLLSVFGGKITTFRKLSEHALERLKPFFPRMGPAWTARAHLPGGDMADADFDQFLGELRARYRWLPADLAKHYARLYGTRAHELIGSATSLDELGMAFTPLFREREARFLIENEWARTAEDLMERRTKHGLHMSEAEKRAFSGWLEGQQAAA from the coding sequence ATGACGACGACAGGAGACAAGCACGTGAGTTCCGAAACCGGCACATACGACCTTTTCGTCATCGGCGGCGGCATAAACGGAGCCGGCATTGCCCGGGACGCGGCAGGGCGGGGGCTCTCCGTTCTGCTCTGCGAGAAGGACGATCTGGCGCAGGGCACGAGTTCCCGCTCGGGCAAGCTCGTCCATGGCGGCTTGCGCTACCTTGAATATTACGAGTTCCGTCTGGTGCGCGAAGCCCTGATAGAGCGCGAGGTCCTGCTGGAATCCGCACCTCACATCATCTGGCCGATGCGTTTCGTGCTGCCGCACAATCCCGCCGACAGGCCGGCCTGGCTCGTACGGCTCGGCCTCTTCCTCTACGATCACCTGGGCGGCCGCAAGCGCCTTCCCGGGACGCGGGTGCTCAACCTGCGCACCGCCCCGGAAGGCGCTGCGATCAAGCCTGCCTATCCCAAGGCCTTCGAATATTCCGACTGCTGGGTGGACGATGCCCGCCTCGTCGTGCTGAACGCGCTCGACGCGAAAAGGAAAGGCGCCCGGATTCTGACCCGCACGGCCTGCACCGGTATTCGCCGGCGAGACGACCTCTGGCACGTCGAGATGACCGATACCGAGACCGGCGCGAAGACGGAGGCGAAGGCGCGCTGCGTGGTCAACACCGCCGGGCCCTGGGTCAACGACGTTATCGGCCGGGTTGCGGGACTGAATTCGAGCCGCAGCGTGCGGCTCGTCAAGGGCAGCCACATCGTCGTGCCGAAGTTCTGGGAGGGGCGGCAAGCCTATCTCGTCCAGAACCCCGACAAGCGCGTGATCTTCATCAACCCCTATCAGAACGACCTGGCGCTGATCGGCACCACGGATATTCCCTATGACGGGCGGCCGGAGGACGTCACGGCCGACGAAAACGAGGTCGCCTATCTCCTGAAATCGGTGAACCGCTATTTCAAGCAGCAACTGACGCCGGACGACATCCTTCACAGCTTCTCGGGTGTGCGTCCGCTTTACGACGACAATGCCGAAAATCCGTCGGCGGTGACGCGCGACTATATTTTCGAGCTCGACGCCGCCGGCAAGGAAGCGCCGCTGCTCTCGGTTTTCGGCGGCAAGATCACGACGTTCCGCAAGCTGTCCGAACACGCGCTCGAACGGCTGAAACCTTTCTTTCCGCGCATGGGGCCGGCCTGGACGGCGCGCGCGCATCTGCCGGGCGGCGACATGGCGGACGCGGATTTCGACCAGTTCCTTGGCGAGTTGCGCGCGCGCTACCGATGGCTGCCGGCGGACCTCGCCAAGCACTACGCCCGGCTTTACGGCACGCGGGCGCATGAACTGATCGGCAGCGCCACCTCTCTCGACGAGCTTGGAATGGCGTTCACCCCGCTCTTTCGGGAGCGGGAGGCCCGCTTCCTCATCGAAAACGAATGGGCGCGAACGGCGGAAGACCTGATGGAGCGGCGCACGAAGCACGGCCTGCACATGAGCGAAGCCGAGAAGCGGGCCTTCAGCGGCTGGCTCGAAGGTCAGCAGGCTGCGGCGTGA
- a CDS encoding class II aldolase/adducin family protein — translation MSELQLRQSIIDHCRHMNAIGLNQGTSGNISLRHGDTMLITPSAIPYAEMTPDMIVAMPIGAEYGAWSGPKRPSVEWPFHLDIMRARPDVGAVVHTHATFSTILAIARKPIPACHYMIAAFGGSDVRVADYARYGTKALSENVLKAMEGRSACLMANHGMIATGSSLEKAMWAAVELETIAKQYYHALLIGGPVVLPQEEVAGVIKGFATYGHQDKPKGEAA, via the coding sequence ATGAGCGAACTTCAACTGCGCCAGTCGATCATCGACCATTGCCGCCACATGAATGCGATCGGTCTCAACCAGGGCACGTCGGGCAACATCAGCCTGCGTCACGGCGACACGATGCTGATCACGCCCTCTGCGATACCCTATGCCGAGATGACGCCTGACATGATCGTCGCCATGCCGATCGGCGCCGAATACGGCGCCTGGTCAGGGCCCAAGAGGCCGTCGGTCGAATGGCCGTTCCACCTCGACATCATGCGGGCGCGGCCGGATGTCGGCGCAGTCGTCCATACCCATGCGACGTTTTCGACGATCCTGGCCATCGCACGCAAGCCCATCCCCGCCTGTCACTATATGATCGCCGCCTTCGGCGGCTCCGACGTGCGCGTCGCCGATTACGCCCGCTACGGCACGAAGGCGCTGTCGGAAAATGTGCTGAAGGCGATGGAGGGGCGTTCCGCCTGCCTCATGGCCAATCACGGCATGATCGCGACCGGTTCGAGCCTGGAAAAGGCGATGTGGGCGGCGGTCGAACTCGAGACGATCGCCAAGCAATATTACCACGCGCTCCTGATCGGCGGCCCGGTGGTCCTGCCGCAGGAGGAAGTCGCCGGCGTGATCAAGGGATTTGCCACATACGGACATCAGGACAAACCCAAGGGCGAGGCCGCCTGA
- a CDS encoding 2-hydroxyacid dehydrogenase produces MKKIAIIGDRFMLPDVFRDKIVEACGDGHEISMHELPWPDVPMEHGYAVEGMDGLKEYLGKPGEIVDFIGDAEILVTQLAPLSRTMLADLPGLKLVAVSRGGPVNIDMKAARDAGVRVVNTPGRNASAVAEFTIGAILAETRLIRVGHEALRRSEWRGDLYRADRTGRELSEMTVGVIGYGNIGTKVVRLLRAFGTKVLVHDPYVQLSAEDRNAGVEHVSLDDLLARTDLVTLHPRVSEETKNMMNAETFAKMKPGAIFVNTARGPLCDYDALYDNLVSGHLASAMLETFAVEPVPEDWPLLKLPNVTLTPHIAGASVRTVTHAAEMAAEEVRRYIAGLPPVNPC; encoded by the coding sequence ATGAAGAAGATAGCCATTATCGGCGACCGGTTCATGCTGCCGGATGTTTTTCGCGACAAGATCGTCGAGGCATGCGGCGACGGGCATGAGATAAGCATGCACGAACTGCCCTGGCCGGACGTGCCGATGGAGCACGGCTATGCCGTGGAGGGCATGGACGGCCTCAAGGAATATCTCGGCAAGCCCGGTGAAATCGTCGACTTCATCGGCGATGCCGAAATCCTCGTGACGCAGCTTGCACCCCTGTCGCGAACGATGCTGGCCGACCTGCCGGGATTGAAGCTCGTCGCCGTCTCGCGCGGCGGCCCCGTCAATATCGACATGAAAGCTGCTCGCGATGCGGGAGTCCGGGTCGTCAACACGCCCGGCCGGAATGCGAGCGCCGTCGCCGAATTCACGATCGGCGCCATTCTGGCGGAGACGCGGCTCATTCGCGTGGGGCACGAGGCACTGAGGCGGAGCGAGTGGCGCGGCGATCTCTACCGCGCCGACCGCACCGGCCGCGAGCTCTCCGAAATGACGGTCGGCGTCATCGGCTACGGCAATATCGGCACCAAGGTGGTCCGGCTGCTCCGCGCCTTCGGCACCAAGGTGCTCGTCCACGATCCCTATGTGCAGCTCAGCGCCGAAGACCGGAATGCCGGTGTGGAGCACGTCTCGCTCGACGATCTGCTCGCCCGCACCGACCTGGTGACGCTGCATCCGCGCGTCAGCGAAGAGACGAAAAACATGATGAATGCGGAGACCTTCGCGAAGATGAAGCCGGGGGCGATCTTCGTGAACACGGCGCGGGGGCCGCTCTGCGACTATGATGCGCTCTACGACAATCTCGTCAGCGGCCATCTTGCAAGCGCCATGCTGGAGACCTTTGCCGTCGAGCCCGTGCCCGAAGACTGGCCGCTGCTGAAGCTCCCCAACGTGACGCTCACCCCGCATATCGCGGGTGCGTCGGTGCGCACCGTGACCCACGCGGCGGAAATGGCCGCAGAGGAAGTGCGCCGCTACATCGCCGGCCTGCCGCCGGTCAATCCGTGCTGA
- a CDS encoding FGGY-family carbohydrate kinase — protein sequence MRDILIGIDAGTSVIKSVAFDLGGRQLAMTAVPNSYEAVGRTGSVQELRRTWTDTVKTLVELSARIENLPGRVAAIAVTGQGDGTWMIDRGGEPVGKGWLWLDARASTIVERLRAESGDAERFLRTGSGLAACQQGPQLRWMKENAPEMLQGAATAFHCKDWLYFNLTDKRATDPSEANFTFGDFRKRQYCDEVIDFLGLNELKHLLPEIVDGVSTHHPLSAAAAAATGLPAGTPVVLGYVDVVCTALGAGLYEPGTDTGCSIIGSTGMHMRLAAGADDVRLNQDHTGYTMCMPIPGTYAQMQSNMAATLNIDWILQLAGGLLKGMGVEKSKSDLLAQVDGWLAEAREAPLLFQPYISEAGERGPFVDASARASFVGLTINHGFGDMVRAVFDGLAFAARDCYAAMGPLPSCVRLSGGAARSASLRRILGGALGASVQTSEREEAGAAGAAMIAAVSLGMYPCMADCVHEWVRPHHRPAEPADAELARRYDALFPAYKQSRLALQPVWHALSHAAGTGKQQERPQ from the coding sequence ATGCGCGACATCCTCATCGGCATCGATGCCGGGACGTCCGTCATCAAGTCGGTCGCTTTCGATCTCGGCGGCCGGCAGCTGGCGATGACGGCGGTTCCGAACAGCTATGAGGCGGTGGGCCGCACCGGCAGCGTTCAGGAGTTGCGGCGTACCTGGACGGACACAGTCAAAACCCTGGTCGAGCTCTCGGCCAGGATAGAGAACCTCCCTGGCCGTGTTGCCGCCATCGCGGTGACCGGTCAGGGAGACGGCACCTGGATGATCGATCGCGGCGGCGAACCCGTCGGCAAGGGTTGGCTCTGGCTCGACGCGCGCGCGAGCACAATCGTCGAGCGCCTGCGTGCCGAAAGCGGCGATGCGGAGCGTTTCTTGCGCACCGGCTCGGGTCTCGCCGCCTGCCAGCAGGGTCCGCAGTTGCGCTGGATGAAGGAGAATGCGCCGGAGATGCTGCAAGGCGCTGCGACCGCTTTCCATTGCAAGGACTGGCTCTATTTCAACCTCACGGACAAGCGCGCGACCGATCCCTCGGAGGCGAATTTCACCTTCGGCGATTTCCGCAAGCGCCAGTATTGCGATGAGGTGATCGACTTTCTCGGTCTCAACGAGCTCAAGCACCTGCTGCCGGAAATCGTCGACGGGGTGAGCACGCATCACCCGCTCTCGGCCGCCGCCGCGGCCGCCACGGGCTTGCCGGCGGGGACGCCGGTCGTGCTCGGCTATGTCGATGTGGTCTGCACGGCGCTCGGCGCCGGCCTCTACGAGCCCGGAACCGACACGGGCTGCTCCATTATCGGCTCGACGGGCATGCACATGCGTCTGGCGGCCGGCGCCGACGATGTCCGGCTCAACCAAGACCATACCGGCTACACCATGTGCATGCCGATTCCCGGCACCTATGCGCAGATGCAGTCGAATATGGCGGCGACGCTCAATATCGACTGGATCCTGCAGCTCGCGGGAGGTCTCCTCAAGGGAATGGGAGTCGAGAAATCGAAGAGCGATCTGCTCGCCCAGGTGGATGGCTGGCTTGCCGAGGCGAGGGAAGCCCCGCTTCTCTTCCAGCCCTATATTTCGGAGGCCGGTGAGCGCGGACCTTTTGTGGATGCCTCGGCTCGCGCCTCCTTCGTCGGGCTTACGATCAATCACGGCTTCGGCGACATGGTGCGCGCGGTCTTCGACGGTCTCGCCTTTGCCGCGCGGGACTGTTACGCCGCGATGGGGCCGCTGCCGTCCTGCGTGCGACTGTCGGGCGGCGCCGCTCGCAGCGCCTCACTCCGCCGCATCCTTGGCGGGGCCCTCGGCGCCAGCGTCCAGACGAGCGAACGCGAAGAGGCGGGTGCCGCCGGCGCAGCGATGATCGCCGCCGTCTCCCTCGGCATGTACCCCTGCATGGCCGATTGCGTTCACGAATGGGTGCGGCCGCACCATCGGCCGGCAGAACCCGCGGATGCAGAGCTCGCACGCCGCTATGACGCGCTTTTCCCCGCCTACAAGCAGTCGCGCCTTGCGCTTCAACCCGTCTGGCATGCGCTCTCCCACGCAGCCGGAACGGGAAAACAACAGGAAAGACCGCAATGA
- a CDS encoding ABC transporter ATP-binding protein, which yields MNATALLIDNVDKFYGPVDYGVHAVKQLNMEVKKGEIIALLGSSGCGKTSTLRMIAGFEPVSRGTISVAGRQVHMLAPVRRNVAMAFEGYSLYPPLTVRENIAFALKASKLSQSVVDEKVASIAKLLEIEDILGRYPSSISGGQQQRASLGRALIRDADLHLLDEPMGQLEPQLRAVLRGRIKHYIKERGLTAILVTHDQTEANALADRIAVMEGGVLQQFDTPQKIKERPANLFTGTFVGEPPMNVFEASVSATDARMTFGLKDGVRLEYQAADFSHAVRDALMKRQNVVLGIRPYSVRRSADGVTGRVAVNQWLGDQTHIAADFAGGTMVLVEHDRTSLEIGQPIGIRLDPASLHVFDSESGMAISHGEELA from the coding sequence ATGAACGCCACCGCTCTTTTGATCGACAATGTCGACAAGTTCTATGGTCCGGTCGACTATGGCGTTCACGCCGTAAAGCAGTTGAACATGGAGGTGAAGAAGGGTGAGATCATCGCGCTTCTGGGCTCTTCAGGCTGCGGCAAGACCTCGACGCTCAGGATGATCGCCGGCTTTGAACCCGTATCGCGCGGGACGATCTCTGTCGCCGGCCGGCAGGTGCATATGCTCGCGCCGGTCCGCCGCAACGTCGCCATGGCCTTCGAGGGCTATTCGCTCTATCCGCCGCTGACGGTACGCGAAAACATAGCCTTTGCGCTCAAGGCGTCGAAACTTTCGCAGAGTGTTGTCGACGAGAAGGTGGCGAGCATCGCCAAGCTGCTCGAGATCGAAGACATTCTCGGGCGTTATCCGAGTTCGATTTCCGGCGGCCAGCAGCAGAGGGCGTCCCTCGGACGTGCGCTTATCCGCGACGCCGACCTGCATCTCCTCGACGAGCCGATGGGTCAGCTGGAGCCGCAGTTGCGCGCCGTGCTGCGCGGCCGCATCAAGCACTACATCAAGGAGCGCGGGCTGACCGCCATTCTGGTCACCCATGATCAGACCGAGGCGAATGCACTCGCCGACCGGATCGCCGTCATGGAAGGCGGGGTGCTGCAGCAGTTCGACACGCCGCAGAAGATCAAGGAACGGCCGGCGAATCTCTTTACCGGAACCTTCGTCGGCGAGCCGCCGATGAACGTGTTCGAGGCAAGCGTCAGCGCCACGGACGCCCGCATGACCTTCGGTCTCAAGGACGGAGTCCGCCTCGAATACCAGGCTGCCGATTTCTCGCATGCGGTTCGAGATGCGCTGATGAAGCGCCAGAATGTGGTTCTCGGTATCCGTCCCTATTCCGTCCGGCGCAGTGCCGACGGGGTGACGGGGCGGGTTGCCGTCAATCAATGGCTTGGCGACCAGACCCATATCGCGGCCGATTTCGCGGGCGGCACCATGGTGCTTGTCGAACATGACCGTACCAGCCTGGAGATCGGTCAGCCGATCGGCATCCGGCTCGACCCTGCAAGCCTGCACGTCTTCGACAGCGAGAGCGGTATGGCGATTTCGCACGGAGAGGAGCTCGCCTGA